The Neodiprion lecontei isolate iyNeoLeco1 chromosome 2, iyNeoLeco1.1, whole genome shotgun sequence genome segment ACACCTTGGCTGCGGTGGATTCTAAAAATGTACGACAACGTCGAGAACCTGGGGTGGgaatgtaaagaaaataaataaaaacgacaacaacaacgacaacaacaacaacaacaacaacaacaataatgataatcatcTTTCATATCGGTGTACGCGTAGATGATAAAATCGAGAACGTGCGGTAAAAAGgtgcgtatatgtataacgggagtgtatatatgtaataagtatataataaatgtatgtatatgtatatatgtgtgtgtgtgtgtgcgtttATACGCGCGTGCATAAATAGTACACAATGGGTAATTCAAGCTCCGGCATGTAGGTCGAGCGAATGAAGAGCCGTGCAGAAGCGTAGCGTTCATACGTAACGTACGTGcacgcatacatacatgcatatgtatCCTATAATGTACGTAGATGAGGGAGGGGATCAAACCCGGAGCTGATAGGTGACGGACTGCGAAAAAAGATCCGACGCATCTCGGGTGTgcgaatcgatttttttgaaattttattgaaattatttcattttacaacGTACAGCGCGAATTAATTGATGGATTGTTCGTTAAATCTTgcaaagaagagaaaatattcGATGTTATTTCGAGTAATTGGCGGtgagaaatattgaaacaatatttaagaattttgtatttttatagttGGATACTCGTGATCGTATGTATTTAGTATTGCAGGTGATGCGTtcggaagtttttttttattgattgaatcaatgaaataaaatgtaatataaattttgtatgtatgtattatcgtgtaatataattggggggggggggggggggggataaatTGTGGTGATAAACTTTTTGGAACATACGTCGTAGACGAAGGGATCAAAGATTCAATCAAATTTATCGAATATGACGAAAGAAATGTGCGTTGTTGGATTGAAAGTAAAAGGGGCAAAGACAAATTGTTGTTTTGATGAGTCAAAGGAACGGTTTTTTATGTAACGCTGTGTTTGATTTGTCGAGAGGAGAAATCCTTTCTCGAATCTACGAGTTTGCGATGTAATCTAATTCACTTGCcttttaaatatacatacgtaaaaTTATTGTTGGTACGTACGCGAGGGTGGATCTTAATGgggttgtttttgaatttttaggCTCTCAGGGGCTTGAACGCTTTcaaatcgattaaaaaaaaatttacctgaAAATTCAAGCTCTCCGTATCAACTCTTAAAACAGTTCGATTCGCGATCGGAGTATCTTGTGGAGATAACACGGGAACAAACCTGTTCgctctttgaaattttgtaagtCGTTGACGAACGTACCGACAATAATGGAAAATACgttgtaatatattttacgaTACAGTCGTTCATTTCGTATCTATACTTGGCGGgatgataattttataaaaattaaactttgaacGTTGTTTAACACACGAACGATTTCGTTTGCGAATTTTATGCGTCCGAGCTTTTTTGCTCTAGCGTTCGATTCGCTACAAAAATATCGACTCGCCATTATTGTCGGTATATTCGTCAACgacttgtaaaatttcaaataggGCAAAGTCTTTTCCTAAGATACTTCGATCACTAGGCAttgtaggtataaaaaatgtcCTCCGCCAATGCACGAATGgtcttaattttttaatatcggCGTATCGAGTGGGTGTTCAGCTTTGCGTTAAATCCTCGACGTATCGGCCGAAGATTTATACCCTTTGAATCCTGTCTTTTTATCTACGGAAACGCGGTGATTAATACGCGATGTGTCACGCATGACGGATTTAATAAGCCGGTCAgctattttttgtttttcccccGAAAATTAAGGTTCAACTATACTTTGGGTGGGGAGAtagaaaggaaaaacaaaattatcgtTGCTTGTTGTTTCCGACAGATTTTACCTTTCATCACTTCTGGTGATATGAGAGAAGTATCGGTTTTggtcgaaaataaatttgtctAATTTAAACGAATCTCTACGCTTTCAAACCTCTTGAATCCGACAAACAggtttttgaataaaatttcggtTCGAATATCTGTTCGACAAAATCTCGCGATGATCTCGGAATACGGcccgataaaaatattttaaactaaCAGGATTTTACAAAGAAACGACGagcatgaaaaattgccatgCCACGTTCAATTTGAACTTTCGATTCTACCGGAAGTAAATCTATTTTCAATGTTCTACCGACAAACGCATTTTCCTCTccttgttacttttttttgaataaacgatCATGATTTCCTAGTTTAcgttaatgtttttttttttttaattctaacATGCCGTTTTTTAGAAATTTGTGAAAACAAGTATGACGAACAaagtgtttttgtttttggcaCGTTTTGCATTACGTTGTATATGACGTGGGTACGGGTTCgttgttttttccttttttttttctcttctttctttttttgtacaatCAAACCCGTGTAAATTTTACAGGAGAAAAGGCTAATTATTATATCCTTTGCAAGATTTTCTAAACGACGCGAATACTCGTTTGTCTTTGATATCGGAATTAATTTACTCTGAAAAGCGAAGCTCAGTCCCGATTGTTTACTGCTTTATTGTTAGGGATTTGATCGTGATTTTAATCAACGGTATAATTTGTGTATAAGAAAATCCGTCACCGAAATTGGGATGTGATAATAAATAGTTCAGGTTGTTGGGACAACGGCTTCGAAAGACGGATCGACAAGTAGATTGGTTTATATTTTACAGCTTAAATTTTCCATTCGAAATTGCCTCGATTTTAACTTTGCGCAGCACCGCACGAACGTCGAAGTCGCTTTTGCACCCGGGTACTTCCAATTCGTCTTCTTCTTATCTATTTGGCAGTTTTATAGAACAACATTTGTGGCATAGATAATAGAATCACGGGAATTTGTTTTATAAGAAACGGCTTTATAATCAGAAATTTCAGGGGCGATTTCGTgtttgatgtttttttcacACGGTGCCGATGTGTTTGGGAGTTGTCAGTGAAAAATCTATTTACGAACAACTTTTTTGTTACGATTTTTATCAGGATTTCGATGGAGATTCTCTGCGATGGTTTAAAACAAGTTGAACATATCAgaattgaatagaaaaatatcagAGTTGCGTCGTCTTGAATACTCGAATTGTATaacctttttttcaaatcgttgatATCTCGGTTAGCGgtgttctaatttttttcattcctattTATCATCGAAATGGtgaggaagaagaaggggcgtgattgaaattctgatttttttgcTGGCGAAACTTGGAAGttaagaaatcaaactttttctcgaaacgtcaaagtttcgaacggtcCGAAACCGGACgctcaaagtttcaaaaggaCAAAATGCCAAAAAGGCGTAACTCCGACGAGTTAAAGCTTCGAAAGTTCGAGAaagaggaaattttttaatctgaaacgtcgaaattccgaatgatcgaagattttcagttccgtggATTTCTGGCTCGGTGATATTTCACcggtttgatttttctttattttcgatttacgatatttttacgttcggaatcctggttaTTCTgaatttggattttttttgatttcttacACCCACTcattgagtaaactacgccgtctaagtatattttaatttctggaaTTTTACActatcgaaactttacttttcgaaaCGTTGTCGTTTcttaaaagtttgatttccttGCATCAAGTTTCGCCAACCAAATAAATCGGTATCGGGCACTTTCGGACATTTTGAAATACGTAACTTCAAACCCCgctcgaagaagaagaagaatgagaCGGATGGCGGATCATCGAAACCGTCGACGCGTTGCCCATAATCCATTGTTCGGCTAGTTTGGAAACCTGATGAAGCATTGTTACGAAAATAGAGGCATAAAGAGAAAAGTGGCATTCTCGTATAGCTCGGAAGACTTTGATATGCAATATCGAGTATCAATGGATTCTTTGTACCACCGTTACTTGCGTCTCAGCCATCGATGACGTATTTCtgattccatttttttttttgttttttttttttggggtttttttttctcaccaccCGCAACCCACGTTTCATTCGGTTTATTGCGTATAAAAGAAGCCGCCCGGCACATGCCTGTTCACTTTGTCTCCCGACAACTCAGCCAAGGAGCATCATCAGGATGGCGATGAACATTTTTTCGGTAAGTTCGCCACTCTTCGCTAATTCGCACAACGACGTACTTACCCGTATACGTAACCGGAAACCGGTGATCCGGATCTTCGTCTCACATCCGAAATCTCAAACCGAAATCACATCAGGTTCCCGCCCTGCTTGTTCTCGCTATGGGAGTGGCCACCTTTGACCCTTTGGTCAACATGGCGAGCATGCCGGATGACGAGTTGGAGGAAATGCGGGAGGCGAGCTTGTTTCCGGCTCGTCGTATTCGGGTCCCTTCTTGCAAGTGCGAGTCCGACCCCGACTACATGAACCTTGGAGAACACAGCCATCCCCGTATTCTCGTTAACAACACTTGCCGAAGAAAATTGTGCGCCGATCGGTTCAACCAGTGCGAGGAGCTCTACTACACCATCAATGTTAGTCGGAATACGGTTTGGAAAggattcgtttgatttgccgtcTTACGTGGTCGGAGAAGTGTTGtacatttttaacaattttttttttcttcttttaaatAAGAttttaaccttttttttttatatggatcgagggaaaaaattcatcgatttCAATTCGTGAGACGTGAGATTTGTAGGCGCGTGATTTGTCGAAGAGATTTTCACGGACTTCGTGTGTTTTCTGTGTGTTACCGATTTTATGGTTTTTGCGATTTGTCCGGGGAATCGATTATCGAAGTACTATTTAAATATcgatgagtttttttttttttttttttgttttgtttctttcttctcttgtCCGTACATCGATCGAAcgatgaacaattttttctttcgcagtatttattgagaaaaaattgtctttGAACTCGGTATTCGCAGGTTACGGTGTTCAGAGATATCGAGGATCTCCCGGGCCAGAATTCACGCTCAAAATCTATTCGATGCCCGAAGGTGTGGCACcacgaagaaatgaaattgtcCGCCGCCTGCGTACCTGTTCAAGTATGGACGCAATCTAAGGATAAACGGATTATCGAACGATATTAAATGTACACTatttaatttatgaaaattggaaCTTGACCCGTTAACAAATGTAGGCAACTACTCTGtgtgcttgaaaattttttccactccactccttttatttttaacgggCTTCAAGCGATTCTTGTCGAATCTTCGTCGTGAAAGCGTAAAATCGAtatattgttgttgttatcattattttataccGTACATTGCCGTATCTGTACAACTATCAGGATCGGAGTCGAGTATTTTCACGGTTAGAATATCAGTAATATATTTTTGccttgaaaagaaattttcttttttgctatCGCATCCGCGCAACACGTTTGTAttagaaatttgaataatattgtagcaaaaaaagaaataaaaataaaaaataaaaaatatcccaAAGTTATCCAATGTCAGCCGGAAAAATGTCCGCGCGGTTTTGAAAGGAAGAGACGGGACGTATCCTTAA includes the following:
- the LOC107224103 gene encoding prothoracicotropic hormone-like, with product MAMNIFSVPALLVLAMGVATFDPLVNMASMPDDELEEMREASLFPARRIRVPSCKCESDPDYMNLGEHSHPRILVNNTCRRKLCADRFNQCEELYYTINVTVFRDIEDLPGQNSRSKSIRCPKVWHHEEMKLSAACVPVQVWTQSKDKRIIERY